One region of Paraburkholderia acidiphila genomic DNA includes:
- a CDS encoding thiamine pyrophosphate-dependent enzyme, which produces MKLGQVCAAIAAARKEVCPQAPLVSTMSAQFAFDMLGERERRIDSVPLMGGAAGLGLGIALAQPGLPVIVVDGDASLLMELGGLVTVAHNRPGHFVHFVVKNGTQFNGLVNLPTAASEPDCDFAGMARAAGYARVHRVDTIESLMPLLPQLFGQSGTAFVELVVEPDAPRVGAQTPQPLLPELQFVRMREAVRQLRAVLNG; this is translated from the coding sequence ATGAAGCTGGGACAAGTCTGTGCAGCGATTGCCGCTGCGCGCAAGGAGGTTTGCCCGCAGGCGCCTCTCGTGTCGACGATGTCGGCGCAATTCGCCTTCGATATGCTCGGTGAACGCGAGCGCCGTATTGATTCGGTGCCGCTCATGGGCGGCGCGGCCGGCCTCGGTCTCGGTATCGCGCTTGCCCAGCCGGGCTTGCCCGTGATCGTCGTCGACGGTGACGCGAGCCTGCTGATGGAGCTTGGCGGTCTTGTCACCGTCGCGCATAACCGGCCGGGTCACTTCGTTCATTTCGTCGTCAAGAACGGTACGCAGTTCAATGGCCTGGTGAACCTGCCCACCGCCGCAAGCGAGCCTGACTGCGACTTCGCCGGTATGGCGCGGGCCGCAGGTTATGCGCGCGTCCATCGCGTCGATACGATCGAGTCGCTGATGCCCCTGCTGCCGCAACTGTTCGGCCAGAGTGGCACCGCGTTCGTCGAGCTCGTCGTCGAACCCGACGCGCCGCGCGTTGGCGCCCAGACGCCGCAGCCGCTGCTGCCCGAACTGCAGTTCGTGCGTATGCGCGAGGCGGTGCGGCAGTTGCGGGCCGTGCTCAACGGCTGA
- a CDS encoding thiamine pyrophosphate-binding protein produces the protein MAAPVRVLFAAPQFTTAKRHRMTVALTPNPPGGPSASALWSALRDAGTSHVVTVPDFVQFALHDKLRNAGEGMQQIFACSEDQALTTATGLYIGGASPVLMMQNQGFYKCLNTLRATCIDASVPMVFLVGQFGREIENFGAPARRSRRSVVWMIEPLLEAIGVRYWNVDEDEHVKRCAEAFAHAKATEGPAVVLIGRHVTWN, from the coding sequence ATGGCGGCGCCCGTCCGGGTGCTGTTTGCTGCACCCCAATTCACCACAGCAAAAAGACACCGCATGACCGTTGCCTTGACACCCAACCCACCGGGAGGACCCAGCGCCAGCGCTCTGTGGAGCGCACTGCGCGACGCAGGCACCTCGCACGTCGTCACCGTCCCGGATTTCGTCCAGTTCGCTCTCCACGACAAGCTCCGCAACGCCGGCGAAGGCATGCAGCAAATATTCGCCTGCAGCGAAGACCAGGCGCTGACGACGGCCACCGGCCTGTACATCGGCGGTGCGTCGCCCGTGCTGATGATGCAGAACCAGGGGTTCTACAAATGCCTCAATACGCTGCGTGCCACCTGCATCGATGCGTCGGTGCCAATGGTATTTCTCGTAGGTCAGTTTGGCCGCGAGATTGAGAATTTCGGCGCGCCTGCGCGCAGGTCGCGTCGCAGCGTCGTGTGGATGATCGAGCCGCTGCTTGAGGCCATCGGCGTTCGCTACTGGAATGTGGATGAAGACGAGCACGTGAAGCGTTGCGCCGAAGCCTTCGCGCATGCGAAGGCCACCGAGGGGCCGGCTGTGGTGCTGATCGGCCGGCATGTCACGTGGAATTGA
- a CDS encoding Crp/Fnr family transcriptional regulator: protein MSAAPHTSEHAEKTTKALALGIIQRVIWLRDCRQETLSAMVECGVIRHYGKGERVAQCDEPFDFLGLLVKGSLEASLTRAWGHRHLVGLMQPGDLVGLVPALDGLGHVNDLWSRGPATLLLVPGDDLRRLRDADTMLVRALEQHLAFRCRVLFERLVADPGLSLEGRLCSLLLTLGTLYGVPRGNGFELEMKLSQSDMADWLGVSRQRINFVVKRLEADGLLDARYQAVQIVDRAKLVERANKPFSPDAVAKPLS, encoded by the coding sequence ATGTCTGCTGCCCCGCACACTTCCGAGCACGCTGAAAAGACCACCAAAGCGCTGGCACTGGGGATCATCCAGCGCGTGATCTGGTTGCGCGATTGCCGGCAGGAGACGTTGAGCGCGATGGTCGAATGCGGCGTGATCCGCCACTACGGGAAAGGGGAGCGCGTCGCGCAATGCGATGAACCGTTCGACTTTCTCGGTCTGCTCGTAAAAGGGTCGCTTGAGGCGAGCCTCACGCGCGCCTGGGGGCATCGGCATCTCGTCGGGCTCATGCAACCGGGCGATCTGGTCGGGCTCGTACCGGCTCTCGATGGACTAGGTCACGTGAACGACCTATGGTCCCGCGGACCAGCCACGCTGCTACTCGTGCCGGGCGACGATCTGCGCAGGCTTCGCGATGCCGACACCATGCTCGTTCGCGCTCTGGAGCAGCATCTTGCGTTTCGCTGCCGGGTGCTGTTCGAACGCCTCGTGGCAGATCCGGGGCTGTCACTGGAGGGGCGTCTATGCAGCCTGTTGCTGACGCTTGGCACCCTGTATGGCGTGCCGCGCGGCAACGGTTTCGAGCTCGAGATGAAGCTCTCTCAAAGCGACATGGCCGACTGGCTCGGCGTGAGCCGGCAGCGCATCAACTTTGTCGTGAAGCGGCTGGAGGCGGACGGCCTGCTCGACGCGCGGTACCAGGCCGTGCAGATCGTTGATCGCGCGAAACTGGTCGAGCGGGCCAACAAGCCGTTTTCGCCCGACGCCGTGGCGAAGCCTCTGAGCTGA
- a CDS encoding arylsulfatase: protein MDRGGITLIGHRLALRARDCVLRVTFLTALRARFPYDGDEQAAVRTRTASITKYRNAFMNASSSPAPLSADPGADFAGHIGATLAVSQPAWTTPRRAPQGSPNVVVILLDDLGYGDFGCYGGEIDTPNIDRLARHGLRFTNYTTVPMCTPARAALLTGKNPHSVGCGWLTHNMPGYPGYRGGEISRDAPTIPELLREAGWSTMAVGKWHNTYDRNLHAAGDRSSWPLQRGFDRFYGFLAAETSYFHPDRMVEGNQLAVTDHYPEGYFATDDHTDRAIGWLAEHRSSAPEKPFFLYLAYQAPHTPLHAKPADLARYHGRYDAGWDAMREQRFKRQREMALIEPNAEMSPRNPGVPAWDELDAEQRALYARYMEVYAALVDNVDQNVGKLLDFLESTGQLDNTLILITSDNGANSIGGPTGVANLQDRRQGFGEDPLVLRTLLEQNRVGSEDTYAAYPSGWTQVSNTPYRYYKRTPMAGGIRVPFIAHWPKGIDGNEMPRRQWIHVTDILPTLLELTGIDYPALFNGYRTRHMDGTSFAAMLDDPEAPQRRDRQYYELQGNRGYISGSWKIVSLQAPSQPANLNNWMLFDLANDPAEIRDLAAERPDVLNRVIAEFEAEASANYVYPLDTRDERRALTLPPHELEDASTPRDFYRAAQTISSVIVSPLIADRDFTLRAKFDYAPGDEGVIFAMGDRFAGMVAYVMDGALCFIYQLWYRPIELAPIALEAGSQEFVLHYSALGQRRGRGEFQLNGAPVREAVDLSPTFVRVASGGMDVGINRRQPVSERYAHRGTFSYSGKIGAIRLEPGAHAHDTPVVVDEAAVQARMRASRADR, encoded by the coding sequence TTGGACAGAGGCGGAATAACCCTGATTGGTCATCGGCTCGCGCTACGGGCCCGTGATTGCGTGCTGCGTGTCACATTCTTGACAGCCCTGCGGGCGCGATTTCCTTACGATGGTGACGAGCAAGCTGCGGTTCGTACTCGAACCGCCTCAATCACCAAATACAGGAATGCCTTCATGAATGCTTCGTCCAGCCCTGCGCCTTTGAGCGCTGATCCCGGTGCGGACTTTGCCGGCCATATCGGGGCCACGCTGGCTGTTTCGCAACCCGCGTGGACCACGCCGCGTCGCGCGCCGCAAGGCAGCCCGAACGTTGTCGTCATCCTGCTCGACGACCTCGGGTACGGCGATTTTGGCTGCTATGGCGGTGAGATCGACACGCCGAACATCGACCGTCTTGCTCGTCATGGCTTGCGCTTTACGAACTACACAACCGTGCCCATGTGCACGCCGGCGCGCGCCGCCCTGCTGACTGGCAAAAACCCGCATAGCGTGGGCTGCGGGTGGCTGACGCACAACATGCCCGGATATCCGGGTTATCGCGGCGGCGAGATTTCCAGAGATGCGCCGACCATCCCCGAACTGTTGCGCGAAGCGGGGTGGTCGACGATGGCGGTCGGTAAATGGCACAACACCTACGACCGCAACCTGCACGCGGCGGGGGACCGGAGTTCGTGGCCGCTGCAGCGCGGCTTTGACCGCTTCTATGGCTTTCTCGCGGCGGAGACGAGCTACTTTCATCCCGACCGCATGGTGGAGGGCAACCAGCTCGCAGTCACGGACCACTATCCCGAGGGCTATTTCGCCACTGACGACCATACCGACCGCGCGATCGGATGGCTCGCGGAACATCGAAGCAGCGCGCCGGAGAAGCCGTTCTTTCTCTACCTTGCCTACCAGGCGCCGCATACGCCGCTGCATGCCAAGCCGGCCGATCTCGCCCGCTACCACGGCCGCTACGACGCCGGCTGGGACGCGATGCGCGAGCAGCGATTCAAGCGCCAGCGGGAGATGGCGCTCATCGAGCCGAATGCCGAAATGTCGCCGCGCAATCCCGGCGTGCCGGCGTGGGACGAACTCGACGCCGAGCAACGCGCGCTTTACGCGCGCTACATGGAGGTCTATGCGGCGCTCGTCGACAACGTGGACCAAAACGTCGGGAAGCTGCTCGACTTCCTTGAGTCGACGGGCCAACTCGACAACACGCTGATTCTCATCACCTCGGACAACGGCGCGAACTCGATTGGAGGGCCTACCGGCGTGGCTAACCTGCAGGACCGGCGCCAGGGTTTCGGGGAAGATCCCCTCGTCTTGCGCACACTGCTCGAACAGAACCGCGTGGGCAGTGAAGACACCTATGCCGCGTATCCGAGCGGCTGGACGCAGGTCTCCAATACCCCATACCGGTACTACAAGCGCACGCCGATGGCCGGCGGCATTCGCGTGCCGTTCATTGCGCATTGGCCAAAAGGCATCGACGGCAACGAGATGCCTCGACGCCAATGGATTCACGTCACGGATATTCTGCCCACGCTGCTCGAGCTCACGGGTATCGACTATCCGGCGCTGTTCAATGGCTATCGCACGCGCCACATGGACGGAACGAGCTTTGCCGCCATGCTGGACGATCCCGAGGCACCGCAACGACGCGATCGGCAGTACTACGAATTGCAGGGCAATCGCGGCTATATCAGCGGATCGTGGAAGATCGTGTCACTGCAGGCACCGAGCCAGCCGGCGAACCTCAATAACTGGATGCTCTTCGATCTCGCGAACGATCCCGCCGAGATTCGCGATCTGGCCGCCGAGCGCCCCGACGTGTTGAACCGGGTGATTGCCGAGTTCGAGGCGGAGGCGAGCGCCAATTACGTCTACCCACTCGATACGCGGGACGAACGCCGAGCGTTGACCCTGCCGCCGCACGAGTTGGAGGACGCTTCCACGCCACGCGATTTCTATCGGGCAGCGCAGACCATTTCGAGCGTGATCGTTTCGCCGCTGATTGCCGATCGCGACTTTACGTTGCGCGCAAAGTTCGACTATGCCCCGGGCGACGAGGGTGTCATCTTCGCCATGGGCGATCGTTTTGCCGGCATGGTCGCATACGTGATGGACGGCGCGCTGTGCTTCATTTACCAGCTATGGTATCGCCCGATCGAACTCGCGCCGATTGCGCTCGAGGCCGGCTCGCAAGAATTCGTGCTGCACTACAGCGCGCTTGGTCAACGGCGCGGCCGGGGCGAATTCCAGCTCAATGGTGCGCCCGTGCGCGAGGCTGTCGATCTGTCGCCGACGTTCGTACGCGTGGCATCGGGCGGGATGGACGTTGGCATTAACCGCCGGCAGCCGGTCAGTGAACGCTATGCGCATCGCGGCACGTTCAGCTACAGCGGCAAGATCGGCGCGATCCGGCTTGAGCCCGGCGCCCATGCGCACGATACGCCGGTGGTGGTCGACGAAGCCGCCGTGCAGGCCCGCATGCGGGCGTCTCGCGCGGATCGTTAA
- a CDS encoding MFS transporter yields MTTYTRGAKATTQWSPAREEQLYRRIFLRLIPILFISQIFAFLDRVNIGFAKTHMANDLGLTSAQYGLAAGVFFLGNMLLEVPSNLLLHRIGARRSLFRIMFLWGIVSSATLFVRTAHELVLMRFLLGLCEAGFWPGVLLYLTYWFPAARRANAVAICLLAPIAAGILAGPLSGWILSDMEGRLGLHGWQWMFLLEGIPACLVGLLVRFCLPDGPQEAAWLSSDERFRLLADLKHQESAELATGTRAAFGRPQIVRVALLAFLLACVLCGVFLNVFWLPTVIAEAGVRGDLRIGIYSVVPYVVGGVAMILVSRHSDARGERHWHFAGSMLTAAAGLATIACGHSSMWVALTGICLLTAGLSSALAVFWALPPALLPKAALPGAIAAINMIGGIGALAGPWLMGVLRDRTESAALSLAPFFVLMIAGAMCSLLFARGAADAVHHA; encoded by the coding sequence ATGACTACGTACACTCGAGGCGCGAAGGCCACAACGCAATGGTCGCCGGCGAGGGAGGAGCAGCTCTACCGCAGGATCTTTCTGCGCCTGATCCCGATCCTCTTCATCAGCCAGATCTTTGCCTTTCTCGACCGCGTCAATATAGGCTTCGCGAAGACCCACATGGCGAACGATCTGGGGCTGACGTCGGCGCAGTACGGACTCGCGGCTGGCGTGTTCTTCCTCGGCAACATGCTTCTCGAAGTGCCGAGCAACCTCCTGCTGCATCGCATCGGCGCCCGCCGGTCGCTGTTCCGCATCATGTTTCTGTGGGGCATCGTCTCGTCGGCGACGCTATTTGTGCGCACGGCGCACGAACTCGTGTTGATGCGCTTTCTGCTCGGCCTGTGCGAGGCCGGATTCTGGCCGGGCGTGCTGCTCTATCTCACGTACTGGTTTCCCGCCGCCCGACGCGCCAATGCCGTTGCCATCTGTCTGCTCGCGCCGATTGCAGCCGGCATACTTGCCGGTCCACTTTCCGGCTGGATTCTCAGCGATATGGAAGGGCGGCTCGGTCTGCACGGATGGCAGTGGATGTTTCTGCTCGAAGGCATACCCGCCTGCCTGGTCGGACTGCTGGTTCGTTTCTGTTTGCCCGACGGCCCTCAGGAAGCTGCATGGCTGAGCAGCGACGAGCGCTTTCGCCTCCTTGCAGATCTGAAGCACCAGGAGTCGGCCGAACTTGCCACCGGCACGCGAGCGGCGTTCGGTCGGCCACAGATTGTCCGGGTTGCCCTGCTGGCGTTCCTGCTCGCCTGCGTGCTCTGTGGCGTGTTCCTCAACGTATTCTGGTTACCCACGGTCATCGCGGAGGCGGGTGTGCGGGGCGACCTGCGGATCGGCATCTACTCGGTCGTGCCGTACGTGGTGGGCGGCGTTGCGATGATTCTCGTGAGCCGTCATTCCGATGCGCGTGGAGAGCGGCACTGGCATTTCGCGGGCTCGATGCTCACCGCTGCTGCTGGCCTTGCGACAATCGCCTGTGGCCACTCGTCCATGTGGGTCGCATTGACTGGCATCTGCCTGCTCACGGCCGGGCTCTCCTCCGCGCTCGCGGTATTCTGGGCTCTGCCACCTGCCTTGCTACCGAAAGCAGCGCTACCCGGCGCTATCGCGGCCATCAACATGATCGGCGGAATTGGCGCCCTGGCTGGGCCGTGGTTGATGGGCGTGCTGCGCGACCGAACGGAGAGCGCCGCCTTGAGCCTCGCACCATTTTTCGTGTTGATGATCGCGGGGGCGATGTGCTCGCTGCTCTTTGCGCGAGGCGCCGCGGATGCCGTGCATCACGCGTAG
- a CDS encoding LuxR C-terminal-related transcriptional regulator, whose product MLFNALDSALDLHKQLQSSDVHSSPIALAEREETVLRGVVAGLSNREIAEQLQLSERTVKNSRANLMRQFSANSVADLLVRAAPLWIQGGNVMDSQGSG is encoded by the coding sequence TTGCTGTTCAACGCTTTGGACAGTGCGCTTGATTTGCACAAACAGCTGCAGTCTTCGGACGTTCATTCCTCACCAATAGCCCTCGCTGAACGCGAGGAAACGGTGCTGCGAGGCGTCGTAGCGGGACTTTCCAACCGGGAAATTGCTGAGCAACTTCAGTTATCAGAACGCACAGTCAAGAACTCGCGCGCCAATCTGATGCGCCAGTTTTCTGCAAACTCTGTTGCCGATCTGTTAGTGCGGGCGGCGCCCTTATGGATCCAGGGTGGCAATGTTATGGATAGCCAAGGGAGTGGATGA
- a CDS encoding response regulator codes for MNNNLPCLRSEGCTHVIDSEHSARIAVAKQLRRAGYQVRHYASISEFLMRDAIDEFGCILTEVQFSDGPDWFALLQDLSRSSNSLPVVLMSASDDVATAVKAMKLGDGLFE; via the coding sequence GTGAACAATAATTTGCCCTGTTTGCGTTCTGAAGGCTGCACTCATGTGATCGACAGCGAGCATTCTGCGCGAATTGCTGTCGCGAAGCAGCTTCGCCGAGCGGGTTATCAGGTGAGACACTATGCTTCGATTAGCGAGTTTCTTATGCGGGATGCCATCGATGAGTTCGGTTGCATTTTGACGGAAGTGCAGTTTAGCGACGGACCAGATTGGTTCGCACTCCTGCAGGACTTATCGCGTTCCAGCAATTCGTTGCCAGTCGTGTTGATGAGCGCAAGCGACGATGTAGCTACCGCCGTGAAAGCGATGAAACTGGGTGACGGATTATTTGAGTAA
- a CDS encoding PaaX family transcriptional regulator gives MGTICNVPVALPNAPDLVLDLLEAHGGALAGQAICRAGVLLGHRESTMRVAMTRLLEAGKLGRRERGWYELNPDGLKLRGMLDVWTRNVVEEVPWQREWVAVHDAHVGRADKSLWRRHQLALALRGFAEFEFGLKIRPANRVGGVDVERRELKGLGLAPMATVFLLVDWDQESAQRAHRLWPTGELARDCAQCLAALDKHRRLLAKMPIERALRESFLLGRAAVMLLIRDPLLPEALMNPQLRNALANEVRSYKSMAHGMWDAWLRTSPQG, from the coding sequence ATGGGCACGATATGTAATGTTCCGGTCGCGCTCCCCAATGCGCCGGACCTCGTTCTCGACCTGCTTGAAGCGCATGGCGGCGCGCTGGCGGGCCAGGCAATTTGCCGGGCTGGCGTGTTGCTCGGTCATCGCGAGTCCACCATGCGTGTGGCCATGACGCGGCTACTCGAAGCAGGGAAGCTTGGCCGGCGAGAGCGCGGTTGGTATGAACTGAATCCAGACGGCCTGAAATTGCGCGGCATGCTCGATGTGTGGACGCGCAATGTCGTCGAGGAGGTGCCCTGGCAGAGGGAGTGGGTGGCCGTACATGACGCGCACGTCGGGCGCGCGGATAAGTCGCTCTGGCGACGACATCAACTGGCGTTGGCGCTGCGCGGGTTTGCGGAGTTCGAGTTCGGTCTGAAGATCAGACCGGCCAATCGCGTCGGCGGTGTCGATGTCGAGCGGCGTGAACTGAAGGGCTTGGGTCTGGCGCCTATGGCCACCGTTTTTCTGCTGGTCGATTGGGATCAGGAGAGCGCGCAGCGGGCACATCGGCTTTGGCCGACGGGTGAGCTGGCACGCGATTGCGCGCAGTGTCTGGCAGCGCTCGACAAGCACCGTCGATTGCTCGCAAAGATGCCGATCGAGCGGGCACTTCGAGAATCTTTTCTACTCGGTCGTGCGGCGGTCATGCTGCTGATTCGGGACCCGCTTCTACCGGAAGCGTTGATGAACCCTCAGTTGCGCAATGCCCTGGCGAACGAGGTGCGGAGTTACAAATCGATGGCGCACGGGATGTGGGACGCGTGGCTGAGGACCTCCCCCCAAGGCTGA
- a CDS encoding fatty acid desaturase family protein produces the protein MQITKLISREELSHLTRTSNLRATGLVLVNFALIAAGFALPIVWHTWEAWLGATVLLGARALGLGILVHDTAHGTLFSSRKINQWAGKWLFGGLPNVPFEAYRNGHLAHHRNAGTEADADLAFVDRYPASGASLARKFARDLSGLNGIKNLYFQIRTFRLKDQVPFIVSHALLLALLCVMHHAEVYLCWWLGQIFVFPIVMRLRVMGEHGGVPDHFDRDPRKNTGTTLAGPLARLLCAPNYVNYHVEHHFAAAVPSYRLRALHLLLKSKGCYEGWTCVQPSYFAVIKRCWSGHSTAGLPPDSKRVAKGALNNMQ, from the coding sequence GTGCAAATTACGAAGTTGATCAGTCGCGAAGAACTCTCTCATTTGACAAGGACATCCAATCTCCGCGCGACCGGTTTGGTGTTAGTGAACTTCGCCCTGATCGCGGCCGGGTTCGCCCTTCCGATCGTCTGGCACACGTGGGAGGCCTGGTTGGGAGCGACCGTGCTGCTCGGCGCGCGCGCGCTCGGACTCGGCATTCTGGTTCACGACACTGCACACGGAACACTGTTCTCATCGCGCAAGATCAATCAGTGGGCCGGCAAGTGGCTGTTCGGAGGACTGCCCAATGTGCCGTTCGAAGCCTATCGAAACGGGCATCTCGCCCATCACCGGAACGCCGGCACGGAAGCCGACGCGGACCTTGCATTCGTCGACAGGTATCCCGCGAGCGGGGCAAGCCTCGCACGCAAATTCGCACGTGATCTCTCGGGATTGAACGGCATCAAGAACCTTTACTTCCAGATCCGTACCTTCCGGTTGAAGGATCAGGTGCCATTCATCGTCAGCCACGCGTTATTGCTCGCGCTGCTTTGTGTGATGCACCACGCCGAGGTTTATCTGTGCTGGTGGCTTGGCCAGATTTTCGTATTCCCCATCGTCATGCGCCTGCGTGTGATGGGGGAACACGGTGGAGTGCCGGATCACTTTGACCGGGATCCGCGCAAGAACACGGGCACCACGCTTGCCGGCCCGCTAGCGCGTTTGCTTTGTGCGCCAAACTACGTCAACTATCACGTCGAGCATCACTTCGCTGCGGCCGTGCCCTCGTACCGGCTGCGCGCGTTGCATCTCCTGCTGAAATCCAAAGGATGCTACGAGGGCTGGACGTGCGTTCAGCCCTCCTATTTCGCGGTAATCAAGCGTTGCTGGAGCGGTCACTCGACAGCGGGCCTTCCGCCGGATTCGAAGCGCGTCGCGAAGGGAGCTTTAAACAACATGCAATAG